One region of Halomicrobium sp. LC1Hm genomic DNA includes:
- a CDS encoding SWIM zinc finger family protein produces the protein MTEHPLDRLEAPNRVIKRAQYEALTFELLETNILVRNGSHVDPENHEYLVVIEADLPVSCTCPADEHYENACKHRVAVAMRRPILDFAREAKIVADGGSKTRENQRGASLHAESDVDQKAATEDADDCDCDDLPDEFPCWQCYRAGRRQF, from the coding sequence ATGACTGAACATCCACTCGATCGACTCGAGGCACCGAATCGAGTCATCAAGCGCGCCCAGTACGAAGCCCTGACATTCGAATTGCTGGAGACGAACATCCTCGTTCGCAACGGGAGTCATGTTGACCCAGAGAACCACGAGTATCTCGTGGTGATCGAAGCCGACCTGCCAGTCTCGTGCACTTGCCCTGCGGACGAACACTACGAGAACGCGTGTAAGCACCGAGTCGCTGTTGCGATGCGCCGCCCAATCCTCGACTTCGCCCGTGAGGCGAAAATCGTCGCAGATGGCGGCTCGAAGACCCGAGAGAATCAACGAGGAGCGTCTCTTCATGCGGAGTCGGATGTTGATCAGAAGGCTGCCACAGAGGACGCTGATGACTGTGATTGTGATGACCTCCCCGATGAATTCCCCTGCTGGCAGTGCTATCGTGCGGGCCGAAGGCAATTTTGA
- a CDS encoding PadR family transcriptional regulator codes for MSTDLGTAEERETRELVHFVTQQTRFSLINNILQHPEQLPSMYELEELNPSVSDATVYKHIQKLIDAGIVTEVALDDDQRRQGYPWKFYGLSEEGREFFEEHNLLAAEETLQRIYETISDKPEKMVKYENAPRPDDV; via the coding sequence ATGAGCACCGATCTGGGAACCGCCGAGGAGAGAGAAACCCGCGAACTCGTCCATTTCGTCACCCAACAGACGCGTTTCTCGCTCATCAACAACATTCTCCAACACCCCGAGCAGCTACCGTCGATGTACGAACTTGAGGAGCTCAACCCCAGCGTGAGCGACGCCACCGTCTACAAACACATCCAGAAGCTGATCGACGCCGGTATCGTCACAGAGGTTGCACTGGACGACGACCAGCGCCGGCAGGGCTATCCCTGGAAGTTCTACGGCCTCTCGGAGGAAGGGCGGGAATTCTTCGAAGAGCACAATCTGCTCGCTGCCGAAGAGACGCTCCAACGGATCTACGAGACCATCTCCGACAAGCCCGAGAAAATGGTCAAGTACGAGAATGCCCCGCGTCCGGACGACGTGTGA